From the Hoplias malabaricus isolate fHopMal1 chromosome 13, fHopMal1.hap1, whole genome shotgun sequence genome, the window CTATCAATTctacagatgtattattcatgaATAGCCACTGtaaaaaagatataaataataaatgaatacattttggaAATAATGTCTAATGGATCGAACAAAAACAAGGTCATCTGACATGATGTTGTATTTGTCTGTGGGAAGGCCTTTCAGTGAAACATTAAACTTAAAGCTGATGCAACTCAGGCCAGAGGGTGGAGGAGAGCCGGAGCTGAGGCGGAGCAACCTCTCTATAAAAACAGCCCAAAGAaggacaaaaatataaacaacccCTGGAGAAAACCACAACAGGAGAGCACAAAATTAATCTACAATATTCTTCATTTGTTTATCCTTGGAGCTTTGAGAACACTGTTTTCCGCTTGAGCCTCACTCTTGCTGCTCTGGAAAGTATTTATTAGCTATAGCCCTAGCGGCTGACAGTTATTTTGGGGGGAAAAGccaaaacagaaaaatgagTCACGTCGACGTGAAAAACCTTAAACCTACTTCTTTTGAGGATCGCTACTTTGACGAATATGAATATTACAACCTTACAGACCGTTACACAGGTAAGTTATCGAGTTTTTACAGTTGGCAGAATAATAATTATTCGTTTATTTTCTTAGTTCTTGAGCTTTGATCAGGTATATAAAAGGTTGCATGACTAATATTTTAATGCCTACTTCAGTTTTTTCCCGCTCCCAGTAATTAAGTTAATTTGTACTACTCAGTGTTTGTTTTCTAGATTTTACATATATTAAAGCTGATGTAAGGTCCTTCTTTATTTTTCTGATGTGACTCGGAggcagtgagaaagagaaaaagtaaaatgtacagGTCTATTTTTGGGTgttatttcataaatatatatttctgaggCAGAGCTAGAAATTCCAGAAGTCTTTTGTTAGCTTTGCCACTTTCCCTTAGGAAGAGGCTttcattaactctgttcactgaGGCTTGTTGTAAGAAATGCCGCTTACCTGGCAGTCTCTGCCCAAGTGTAAGTTTTGCCGTGACACGTTGTGTTTTTCTTGTGGGTGATTCTGTATTTGAACGTGTATTTCCCCCTGTGTCCGGCAGAGGGCGCTAGTCGCAAAGGGAGGACAAAGAAGGAGGCGAGCTCCAACACGAACCGCCACAACCCCGGGGGCCATGAGCGCAAGATTGCGGAAAAGCTTCAAAACTCCGAGAAGAAGGCCAAAGAGTGATGACAGGTAAAATAACataactattatttatttattctttctaATTTAGTGTCTATGCTTTCCACGTACACAGTGAAGACTTTCTAAATTATAATTTgtgttatcattattattaacatgtataattctataattattttacatatCTGTATCTATATtggatttaaacattttaaggaACAGTTCTCATCAAACGTCTAAAGTATGATGTGATAATGTCACCTACAGACACAAACATAGCTgcctttgtgtgtttaaaagaaaaaaaaactgaaataaaatgaccTAGAATACTTTAAGCATTAAAACAATTTATTGCACACCAATCAAATATTagtttgttattttgttgtatgttgGACTTTAAGTTGACCTTTTCTCTCTACTTTCAGAACAATTCGGACGGCTTGATCTGGCAACTGACCTTGGGGCGCCTTGGCGCCAGATTTCAAAGGGCACAAGATAGGAAGTCCAGTCCCGTTTTGATAAGAGGTCTGCTGGCATGTGAGACCAGCGAATGGACGTGCAGTGTCCAGGATCTTGTTTGGGGTTCATGTGCTTTTGAGAAGCACATACGGTTTGCTGTGCCATGTAGTCACACACCTGTCGTGGTGACTAAATGAACCCTGGGGAAACAGAAATGCATATGCTGAGGTGGTGGTCaatactgtttgttttttttaaacatattgtaTCTCAGAAGggaataaaattgtttttaaaagtgttgaaattatattgtttttttctttctcatgtCCTGTTACCTTTAGTTTAAATAAGAAAacataatatttacaaatacaacACAATGCATCAAATTTGAGCTGAGGAAATTAACCCAATGTATCTAAAGGTATGATTTATTGAAGCATCATATATGTGCTATGTTGGTAAGTCTAGACTGGTAAACATCAGTTATTAACCAGTAGTTGTAAGTGGAGTTCTGAATTATGCAGCTCAATAGTTGAGCCTTTGTTCAGCTACACAGAAAATCGTCTATGACTAGGGAAATTTCACAGCTAGGTAACTTTTATCCAAAGTGGAGCCTTGTCCCATAGATATGCCTATTAGTtcttttcctattggacaggcttgCTTTTGGGATTAAGCCATCTGGCTAAAGTCATGTTTTCTGGCACCCCCAACTATAGGCTTCATACTATTACATTATTGCACAAGTGCCCTTTTCCCTTTCATCTGAGAAGCTTATGGTAATACAGAGTCACTATTCTCTATGGATGATTAAGTTTGGTTTCATTATTGCCAAGGATTGGATCTGTTCCAGACTAGTGGTATCCTGGCACGTCTACATTGATTAAAGCTGCTGTGTGCCTCCACTTAAATCCTTTGAACTGCAGCTTCTTTTGTGAACAACAGAGGGCAGTATCTTGGATTTAGAATCTTTAAGCCACAGTATGCAAATAAGTGTCACAGAGGATTATCCTAAAGTGCCCTGTTTTTCATTTGAAGCATTTGAAAGCAGTGCATTGCAgtttgatgtaaaaaaaaaaaaaaaaaaaaaagaaagaaaggaagaaatgtATGAGTACTTTGATGTTGGAGTGTTTTCCCCTTTTCCTCCCAGAGAAGTAACAGAATCTACATGGATAAACCACTTCGATTTAACCATGtagattatataatataaatgaatCTTTACACTGTAAAGCCTGTTGGTGGACTTAATGTACTCTGAATGAAGGAGAAGAATGAGTACCCTGCCCTGATGTAACCTGCAAAGTAAAATATGAATAAGTCACTGCGGCTAAAGCACACTGCTATTGGTGTGTCCACACTCTTCTTGGTGTTTACAGCCTGACACGACTAATCAGAGGTAATTAGGTCATTAGAGTCAATTATCAAAGCAGACACCATACCCAGAGTCTATTTATCACCACCTATAAAATTATTTATGCCGTAAATATCAGCCTAGAGCCTGCGTTTGACCTAAACAGCACCCCCAGGGAAGACAGTATCTTTAAAACAGTGTAGCACtgtgaaataaatgtttaaagaagGCTTCTCGTTTTTAATGGTCTGCTGCCTGCAGCCACACAGCAGAATCTGGTACTGTTCCTAATGAAGAGTGCAAAACTCTTTcaaactctctctgtctctctctctctctctctcgctctctctccctctcatgcTGTGAGTGGAGTGTTACTGTAGTGTATATGTTGTGAAAAGCCCTTTGCAGAGGATGGACTGGAGAATCTCCATAAATTCACACTCACCCTCCCTgctgatgtttgtttatgaAGCACTGATAATTAAAATTCAACTGTGAAAAACAACCAGCAGCATTTCATTAGCATGTGTCAAACGAATTGCAAAATTCAATTCCCTTTAATTAATGAAACCTGGAGCGGGCTCCTGGAGTCCTTATTATGAACATGTCATTGGAAGAAAACTGTAACTGTAAATGCTTCAATAGAGCAAAGTGATTTGCCAGTGCCTTGAGAGATCTCAAGATGTTAAGTggtattgttcattcattcattcattatgtgtaactgcttatcctgtccattgtcacggtgggtccagagcctaccgggaatcattgggtgcaaggcaggaatacaccctggagggggcgccagtccttcacagggcaccacacacacacacattcacatctatggacacttttgagtcaccagtccacctaccaacgtgtgttattggaccgtatgaggtaaccggagcacctggaggaaacccacgcagacacggggagaacacaccaaactcctcacagacagtcacctggagcgggactcgaacccacaacctccaggttgctggagctgtgtgactgagacactacctgctgcgccactgtgccacctgtTAAGTGGTATTGAAATGTGAATATGGGAATGGTTGAATGTATAAGTAAATACAGGctaaacattcattcagtcattgtctgtaacagcttatccaatccagagttgtggtgggtccagagtctagctggaatcactgagaacaaagcaggaacacaccctggagggggcgccagtccatcacagggtaacacacactcacatattcgctcacacactaacacctatggacacctactgatgtgtttttggaacctGTGAGGAAACTGgtgcacccagaggacacccacacagacacggggagaacacagactaaactgtattttgtatttgtaatgtTATATTGGTATCTTTCTGAGATACTGTTTTCATACAGTgagtaataaatacatttcccaACAATGCTTGGCATCAATTAGTACTTGAATATGTGGCTTGGAGTTCAGCACatcaaatgtattattattttcatgagCTATATAATTTTCAAAGGCATTTTTCCATTTGAGTGGCAGCACTAATGGCTTGTGATCAGTGTTCAAAaagcaaagagagagaagctgaaCATGAGAACATCTCAAGTGTAAGAACCTAGCCAGCAAACTGTCAAGAGCAATTCCTAATGGGGACACTAAAAGTGCAGGTAAAAGCATTGTAGTAGTAAATATACAGTACAAAAAATTGTGCCTATATACTGGATAATTAAGGATTAAAAAACTCAAGGGTTGCACCAGCATGCTTTAAATAATCACGTTAAAAGTACTAATATAAAACTACCCATTGATTGTGGTTAGGCTGCAGGACCACCATCACAATGATTACACAGTTGCAGAAggtgaatgaaagaataatatGTGCTTCGTTTTCACAAAGAAATAGATCCTTGGTTGGGCCTGAGCAAAAATGAGTGGGCATAATTATTCTTTTtagaatcattttaaaaatgcaaaccTTAGGGTGCAGAGGAATTGATTTCAGCACTGGTGTCATGTTTGGCAGAGCCAGGACACCGATGATGTTGCTGGGGTTGTGAGGAAGGGGGTTGGGTGTCAAAACAGTAGCAAAGCAGAACATGTCCATGCATATTGCAAATACTATATTACATTAACAGCTGTACTATTTTAAATTGTCTATTAATTACAACGAGAGCTTAAGTAAAAGCATCATATAAATTCTAAAATACAGTCTCATAGTGAGTTATTTTAGTGTCAACAGAAGTGGAATTAGAATTTTGCAGCTTGAATTTTTTTGCCCCGATCTGAATttgagggcagcacggtgacGCAACAAGCAGCGTTGCTGTCACGcgagggttgtgggttcgagccctgctcttGGTGACTCTGAAATTTAGTGTGTCCTCACAGTGTCCATGTAGATTTCATTAGGAACTATGATTACTTCTAAATTAAAAGAGTTTGTGATTCAACTCAGAGCAGGGTTTTAGTGAACAACAGGAGCTCTATTCTCCAGCAGAAATGTTAGGAACACTGAGGCTTAACTCCCATTTAATCCACCACAGCTGCAACTATATTGTTGTGTGTTTACCTCAGCACAATCTCTACTAATGATAGAAAAATGGGTTTGTACTTTATAGTGAAATCCCTCATgtttaacattaacatcaaacagagaaacaggtgagGAGTAGTCTGTTCATGGCACAAGTGCTAACAGCTACTGaaagtgattttgtttttgttttttacaaaaCTGTCGCTAATCACTATCCAGTCCAATTCTAAAAAATACACAGTTACAGCACAAATGACTTTAAGTGAACTCTTGGTAGCTGGATTGAGCCTCACGCTGGCTGTATATAAACACGCTTACACTTCAGCAATGGCAGACAGATACCATTCGTTCAGCATGAACAAGAACGAATGTGTTTGAGAATATTTAAAGTTTCTCGCTTAAAGAACTGCCATGTCATCTCGCTCCAACGGTGAGCTCTGGtaaagttcttttcagcggTGAAAATACAAACTGTGCTGGTTTGACTTTCACTGGATGTAGTGATGGAAATATTAAATCTGAATTGTAAGAGCTTTGTATTTGAGCATGGCTTTTCTGACTCGCATGCGCTCGCACACGGGGAGTTAGCTCTGGCTGACTATGTGGGCCTTGGTCCAATTTGGATGGGTCCTGCTCTGAAGTATTTAATATCTTAATtggagttatgtaataacattttGGGAGTAGGCACAAGCCTGgactcctcccctcagccctgATCTGCTCCAAATTCATGTAATTTCCTTTTCTTCAACGGAGGTGTTTTTCGAAGTCGCCCTGAACTCTATCTGCCTCTATAACTCTATTATATTTAATTCCAAtgttccaaatgttacataattgAGACCATGTTCGATacatacatcatcatcatcatcttttctgctttATCTATTTCAGGGTCAGAGTGGCAATAGAGCAAGAAGAGAGACCCAGGCATCTCTGTCTCCTGCAACTTGCACCAACACCTCCTGGGGGATACCCATGCATACCCAGTCCAGCTaggatatataataataatataataataatataatataatatataataataatataatataataataatcccTCCAGCATGTCCGAGAAGGGTCTGGCTGCAGACATGCATTCTCTGCTTCGCATGCACCGCCAGACTATACACTGCACTCTCTGTCATGGAAACTAAATAGGCAtttcttaaaaatgtattgtttcaCTCAAACTACAACTAGCACACATTTTAAtagatattaattaattcatttattcatttgttatctgtaaccatttatccagttcaggatcgaggtgggtccagagcctacctggaatcattgggcacaaggcaggaatacaccctggcggggtgccagtccttcacagggcaacacacacactcacatacacacctacggacacttttgagtcgccaatccacctaccaaggtttgtttttgcactgtgggaggaaaccagagcacccggaggaaacccacgcagacacagggagaacacaccacactcctcacagacagtcacccggaggaaacccacggaggaaacccacacggacacagggagaacacaccaatctcctcacagacagtcacctggagtgggacttgaacccacaacctccaggtccctggagctgtgtaactgagacactacctgctgcgccaccgtgccgcccttaataGATAACATTAAGTTAATTAATGTTTAACAGTTATGTTGGGATGGTAACCCCCCACCAAATAGTTTCTGTCAACATACACAAgttcacacataaacacaacacaacacaacacacacatacaagcagGAATTATTGGATGAACAAAATCTCACATATCTCTCCACCTTCCTCCAAAATGCAACATTCTACTTGTACCTTAACACAAGAtaatccatttatgtaatttcccCACCCCCTCGTTCTCTGCTGCTTCACTGCTTTCATTTCCTTGATCTCACGTGTTCAttcaagctctctctctctcactctgtctctcacacacacatacacacatttgttttcaccAAAGATCTGATTTTGCAGCCACACTCTTGTCTCCAATGTAAAATATGAACTTCTGGTTCAAGTGGTACTTAGTGTTGACTAGTGATCTGAATACATTCCCATGACATATGCCAGAGTTCTTGAgctatagtgctttttacataCTGAATTAACTGGATAGCCTTTTGTCGCCATTGCCTACTGGATTTATACTATGAGAGACTGGCTAAATGAAGCTGTCCATTAAGACTGCAGCTTAAGTTGTCTATTGTATTAAATAAAAGTCTTGGCAGAAAGAGTATGCAAAGGCAATTAAGTTTAGGCCTGAAGTAGACAGAGAAAGCAGATGATGAAACACAAGCTAAATTAAATTCAAAAATCTTTTATAGACCCCAGCAAAGACTGATGGATTTCTTAATATTTGCTCCCACTGACCCCCAACCCCACCCCatacttctctttctctctctctctctctctctctctatctctctctcaatccCCTTCTCATTTATAGTGGtttgagagaaagaggagaaactCCTCCTGTTGCCTAGCAACCAGCCTTTGGAAATTCCAAAAGAGCCCATGGAGAGTGCGCAGCGTTGTTGGAGGCACAATGTGTGCATCCAAGGTGTGTGTAAGATGACTACGAGAGTACACTTTTAGACTCAGGTGAACAGGTGTCCATGTGAGAAAAAGAGTCAAACTGAGGCGCAGTCCATGAAAGAACTGAAAAACATCTGCTTCATGCCCAATGTATCTGTCATCACAGCTATCAAcagctaatgtgtgtgtgtgtgtgtgtgtgtgtgtgtgtgtatgtgtttgtcagACCACCCTTAATTTGTTTATGGCTTATCTAAACAGTTATCAAATACAAACCACCGTTCATTCGTTGCCTGTATTACCGCAgagatatttattattattttagattaCTTTTTgcgagggcggcatggtggtgcagcaggtagtgtcgcagtcatacagggacctggaggatgttgGTTCAAGTCACACTCCGGgggcctgtctgtgaggagtttggtgtgttctctctgtgtctgcatggatttcctccgggttcctcccacagtccaaaaacacatgctggtaggtgaattggtgactcaactcatcagtgactgtgagtgtgtgtagtcctgtgaaggactggtgccccctccagtgtgtgttcctgccagtgattccaggtaggctccggacccaccgtgaccctgtactggataagcggttacagacgatgaaggAATGAATTACTTATAGAGTTTTTCAAAGATATGTGCTGGGATGATCTCCATAGCTCTGTGGTAGTCAGTTGCTTCTTTAGGTCGAAGAATCCTGCTTTTTcacttacatttatttgtatctAATTTATCTAATACCTAATAATTTCATAGTTCTTGGAAAACGCTTAAGaataaagtcatttttaattaatgacaGGAGGAAAATAAGACAGAAAGGTGGTATAATGTTTTGCAATACATTATAAGGCCATAAGAACATAACTGAATGTGATAATCTATGACATGACATTtcatcagaaaacacagtgtatGTATTCATGTGTAAATATCTCTCTCATAtatgcacttgtgtgtgtgtgtgtgtgtgtgaggccctAGCAGTAGTCTTTATTAACCTCCATATTACATGGTCACAGAGGTTACCTGAGCGAGCAAGGGGCAGCGTATGAATGCAGCCCACAGGACTGATCATTATCTCACGAGACTGAACTAAATCAGCCAGAAAAAATCTTACAGTGAACCGACATTATATGAAATATGGTTTCAGCATCTCTAAGGAGCACTACTGGCCTATGGATGATATCTGTGGTATGTACGGCCTATggtgatatttttaaaagttgtgctatcattaaaaacaatttcGGATTTGTTTATTCCTAtgaattgatttatttacattgaAGTAGTTGTAATAACTGATTAATAATTGATATGCATTGTCTTATGTAAAGTCATGAAAGGTAACTCGAGTTTGAAATTGCCCCCACTTTCAGAGCAGAAGAACGGCCCCTTGATCAAAACTTACCATAAGAACTGATGTAGATACTCAGTGTTTCAAAACCATATGAATATTCAACCTGGTCTCATTAAGTATTCATAAGTATCCTAATAAACATGAACAGTTTTGTTGACTTAAAAGCTGTGGCAGCTGAATGTGCCCATTGAGCTCACCTTGCAGGTTTGTATGGACTTTTAAATTATTCatgttaaatttaaataaacaaacaagaaatctgagattattaatattcagatatttcagatatatattattttgatatGTGCATGATTTATAATCCTGTATGAGAACTAGATTTTCAAAATCAAGGCGAGCAAGcaagacaacattttaaaaagtggttTCATCATTGCTATTGTGGTATCTGTACAATTCCTTGATATAAAGGCTATGCAGTTGTGTTACCTGTTTTATCTTGGTATGGTTTTctttgtggaattgtgttcaCAGGAGAAACTTTTTAACTCATTGTGTCACCACAttgtgtcacatcctggcccaatcttgtttgttttcccccgccatgtgatcagcacatggctctgtctgtctgttattgtccatggtCATTCGTTCTTTGTATCATGTAGTCGGttatgttatcaagtctgtctgtctttgttttgttatattctttgtaaataaagtactgtgttttagcaagtgcgtccgcctcagtcagtgcACCCCACGAGCCTGACAACTgcacacataataataataataaagatgtCTAGTTCTTAGATAGAGGCAACAAACATAAACATGCACATACTGTTTTGCTGATCAATATTGTTATTGGTTTTTTTCATGCAATACAAAAAGATGAACACAGTTTCTTGCAGTAATTGTCTAAAATAAGTCATTTTtgcagacccactgtgaccctgaactggataagtggttatgacaaggaatgaatgaatgaaaaaatgatttaaagggAAATGGCCTATTCCAGAAAAACCTAAACTCTACATATAATGATGACACATTTAGAATAAAACCATGGTGTCTACCCCACTGCAAAGAATTCATTTTCACAAAAAGGTACTACTTGGAATTACTTTGCTAACATCTGcatgattaaatataaaatcagcTAAACCTCCTTTTAGCAAGCTAGGTCTATCACTCTGTTGGTTTCATTAACCAGATCACTCCCTTAACAAAGAGAACTTCATCAGAACAAATCCCTGCAGA encodes:
- the nupr1b gene encoding nuclear protein 1b; the protein is MSHVDVKNLKPTSFEDRYFDEYEYYNLTDRYTEGASRKGRTKKEASSNTNRHNPGGHERKIAEKLQNSEKKAKE